A DNA window from Elephas maximus indicus isolate mEleMax1 chromosome 17, mEleMax1 primary haplotype, whole genome shotgun sequence contains the following coding sequences:
- the SLC37A2 gene encoding glucose-6-phosphate exchanger SLC37A2 isoform X1: MRASLAPGVWFLRAFSRDSWFRGFILLLTFLVYTCYHMSRKPISVVKSRLHQNCSDLIRPINDTHTINDTTWCSWAPFDKSNYKELLGAVDNAFLVAYAIGMFISGIFGERLPIRYYLSAGMLLSGLFTAFFGMGYFWNIHMLWYFVLIQICNGLVQTTGWPSVVTCVGNWFGKGRRGLIMGIWNSHTSVGNIMGSLIAGIWVNEQWGLSFIVPGVITAAVGVFTFLFLIEYPEDVDCTPPQHHSTPGGDQDNPEDPANGPCSDRESNLEATARCSKEPSVKPAAISFLGALRIPGVIEFSLCLLFAKLVSYTFLYWLPLYIFNVAHFDAKEAGNLSTLFDVGGIIGGILAGLISDYTSGRATTCCIMLIVAAPMMFLYNYIGQRGMTSSIVMLIICGALVNGPYALITTAVSADLGTHQSLKGNAKALSTVSAIIDGTGSIGAALGPLLAGLISPTGWNNVFYMLISADILACLFLCRLVYKEILAWKASLNRSRGSSLALTHPR; encoded by the exons GTTCCGAGGCTTCATCTTGCTGCTTACCTTCCTCGTTTATACCTGTTACCATATGTCCAGGAAGCCCATCAGTGTTGTCAAG AGTCGTCTGCACCAGAACTGTTCTGATCTGATCAGGCCCATCAACGATACCCATACTATCAATGACACCACGTGGTGCAGCTGGGCTCCATTTG ACAAGAGCAACTACAAGGAGTTACTGGGGGCTGTGGACAATGCCTTCCTTGTGGCCTATGCCATCGGCATGTTTATCAG TGGGATTTTTGGGGAGCGCCTCCCCATTCGTTATTACCTGTCAGCCGGGATGCTGCTCAGTGGCCTTTTCACTGCCTTCTTTGGCATGGGATACTTCTGGAACATACACATGCTTTGGTACTTTGTGCTCATCCAG ATCTGTAATGGACTTGTCCAGACCACAGGCTGGCCCTCTGTGGTGACCTGCgtgggcaactggtttgggaaGGGAAG gcGAGGCCTCATCATGGGCATCTGGAATTCCCACACATCTGTGGGCAACATCATGGGCTCCCTGATTGCCGGCATCTGGGTGAATGAGCAGTGGGGCCTGTCCTTCATCGTGCCTGGTGTCATCACTGCGGCCGTGGGCGTCTTCACCTTCCTCTTTCTCATAGAAT ACCCAGAAGATGTGGACTGTACCCCTCCTCAGCACCAT AGCACTCCAGGAGGGGACCAGGACAACCCTGAGGACCCTGCGAATGGCCCCTGCTCAGACAGAGAAAGCAACCTGGAGGCCACTGCCAGATGCTCCAAGGAACCGAGTGTCAAGCCTGCCGCCATCAGCTTCCTTGGGGCACTCCGAATCCCG GGCGTGATAGAGTTCTCTTTGTGCTTGCTCTTCGCCAAGCTGGTCAGTTACACGTTCCTCTACTGGCTGCCCCTCTACATCTTCAATGTGG CTCACTTTGATGCCAAGGAGGCCGGGAACCTCTCTACACTCTTTGATGTTGGTGGCATCATAG GTGGCATCCTGGCCGGGCTCATCTCTGACTATACCAGTGGCAGGGCCACCACCTGCTGCATTATGCTCATCGTGGCTGCCCCCATG ATGTTCCTGTACAACTACATTGGCCAAAGAGGGATGACCAGCTCCATAG TCATGCTGATCATCTGTGGGGCCCTGGTCAACGGCCCTTATGCACTCATCACCACTGCGGTCTCAGCTGACCTG GGCACTCACCAGAGCCTGAAGGGCAACGCCAAGGCGCTCTCCACTGTCTCGGCCATCATCGACGGCACTGGCTCCATAG GTGCAGCCCTGGGGCCTCTGCTGGCCGGGCTTATTTCCCCCACGGGCTGGAACAATGTCTTCTACATGCTCATCTCGGCCGACATCCTGGCCTGCTTG TTCCTCTGCCGGTTGGTGTACAAAGAGATCCTGGCCTGGAAGGCATCCCTGAACAGGAGCAGAGG CTCTAGTCTGGCCCTAACCCACCCGCGATAG
- the SLC37A2 gene encoding glucose-6-phosphate exchanger SLC37A2 isoform X2: MRASLAPGVWFLRAFSRDSWFRGFILLLTFLVYTCYHMSRKPISVVKSRLHQNCSDLIRPINDTHTINDTTWCSWAPFDKSNYKELLGAVDNAFLVAYAIGMFISGIFGERLPIRYYLSAGMLLSGLFTAFFGMGYFWNIHMLWYFVLIQICNGLVQTTGWPSVVTCVGNWFGKGRRGLIMGIWNSHTSVGNIMGSLIAGIWVNEQWGLSFIVPGVITAAVGVFTFLFLIEYPEDVDCTPPQHHSTPGGDQDNPEDPANGPCSDRESNLEATARCSKEPSVKPAAISFLGALRIPGVIEFSLCLLFAKLVSYTFLYWLPLYIFNVAHFDAKEAGNLSTLFDVGGIIGGILAGLISDYTSGRATTCCIMLIVAAPMMFLYNYIGQRGMTSSIVMLIICGALVNGPYALITTAVSADLGTHQSLKGNAKALSTVSAIIDGTGSIGAALGPLLAGLISPTGWNNVFYMLISADILACLFLCRLVYKEILAWKASLNRSRGYREI; the protein is encoded by the exons GTTCCGAGGCTTCATCTTGCTGCTTACCTTCCTCGTTTATACCTGTTACCATATGTCCAGGAAGCCCATCAGTGTTGTCAAG AGTCGTCTGCACCAGAACTGTTCTGATCTGATCAGGCCCATCAACGATACCCATACTATCAATGACACCACGTGGTGCAGCTGGGCTCCATTTG ACAAGAGCAACTACAAGGAGTTACTGGGGGCTGTGGACAATGCCTTCCTTGTGGCCTATGCCATCGGCATGTTTATCAG TGGGATTTTTGGGGAGCGCCTCCCCATTCGTTATTACCTGTCAGCCGGGATGCTGCTCAGTGGCCTTTTCACTGCCTTCTTTGGCATGGGATACTTCTGGAACATACACATGCTTTGGTACTTTGTGCTCATCCAG ATCTGTAATGGACTTGTCCAGACCACAGGCTGGCCCTCTGTGGTGACCTGCgtgggcaactggtttgggaaGGGAAG gcGAGGCCTCATCATGGGCATCTGGAATTCCCACACATCTGTGGGCAACATCATGGGCTCCCTGATTGCCGGCATCTGGGTGAATGAGCAGTGGGGCCTGTCCTTCATCGTGCCTGGTGTCATCACTGCGGCCGTGGGCGTCTTCACCTTCCTCTTTCTCATAGAAT ACCCAGAAGATGTGGACTGTACCCCTCCTCAGCACCAT AGCACTCCAGGAGGGGACCAGGACAACCCTGAGGACCCTGCGAATGGCCCCTGCTCAGACAGAGAAAGCAACCTGGAGGCCACTGCCAGATGCTCCAAGGAACCGAGTGTCAAGCCTGCCGCCATCAGCTTCCTTGGGGCACTCCGAATCCCG GGCGTGATAGAGTTCTCTTTGTGCTTGCTCTTCGCCAAGCTGGTCAGTTACACGTTCCTCTACTGGCTGCCCCTCTACATCTTCAATGTGG CTCACTTTGATGCCAAGGAGGCCGGGAACCTCTCTACACTCTTTGATGTTGGTGGCATCATAG GTGGCATCCTGGCCGGGCTCATCTCTGACTATACCAGTGGCAGGGCCACCACCTGCTGCATTATGCTCATCGTGGCTGCCCCCATG ATGTTCCTGTACAACTACATTGGCCAAAGAGGGATGACCAGCTCCATAG TCATGCTGATCATCTGTGGGGCCCTGGTCAACGGCCCTTATGCACTCATCACCACTGCGGTCTCAGCTGACCTG GGCACTCACCAGAGCCTGAAGGGCAACGCCAAGGCGCTCTCCACTGTCTCGGCCATCATCGACGGCACTGGCTCCATAG GTGCAGCCCTGGGGCCTCTGCTGGCCGGGCTTATTTCCCCCACGGGCTGGAACAATGTCTTCTACATGCTCATCTCGGCCGACATCCTGGCCTGCTTG TTCCTCTGCCGGTTGGTGTACAAAGAGATCCTGGCCTGGAAGGCATCCCTGAACAGGAGCAGAGG GTACAGAGAAATCTGA